DNA sequence from the Phycisphaerae bacterium genome:
GGGTCGGCTTGGGCATCATGTCGCCCGATGGCGTACAATTTGCCCAGTTGCCAGGAAGACGACATCCTCGGCTATGTTAGTGGCGTGATCGGCGATCCGTTCCAGATTCTTGGCTACTGACAGGATGTCCATGTGCATGGCCATCCGTTCCGGGGACTGACCTGCCTGCGTCACCATCTTCTGAACGAACTGCCCGTAGAGGGCATCCACCAGGTCGTCGTCAGCCAGGACCTCGCGGGCCGCGCTGCCGTCTTCGGATGTGAAGGCGTGAATGGCCTTGCGCAGGCTTCGTCGAACCAGAGGGATGAGGTCCTTCAGTTCGGTATCCAGGGGGAGAGGCGTCTTAGGGTCGAGATGTCTGGCTCGTTCGGCGATGTTCACCGCGCAATCCGCGACACGTTCCAGATCACTGTTGGCTTTCAAGATCGTGCACAGAAGGCGGATGTCCACACCCACCGGCTGGAAGAGAGCCATCAAGCGGATAACTTCGGATTCGACCTGTACCTCCTCAGTGTCTACGTCCTCGTCACGGTGGATGACTCGCCGGGCGAGGTTGTGGTCGATCTGAAGCGCTGCTTCGCAGGATTCTGCGACCATGTCTTCGACTAGACTGGCCATGCGGAATGATCGACGGCGGAGATCGTCCAACAGATTCGCGAAATG
Encoded proteins:
- the phoU gene encoding phosphate signaling complex protein PhoU — translated: MSAHFANLLDDLRRRSFRMASLVEDMVAESCEAALQIDHNLARRVIHRDEDVDTEEVQVESEVIRLMALFQPVGVDIRLLCTILKANSDLERVADCAVNIAERARHLDPKTPLPLDTELKDLIPLVRRSLRKAIHAFTSEDGSAAREVLADDDLVDALYGQFVQKMVTQAGQSPERMAMHMDILSVAKNLERIADHATNIAEDVVFLATGQIVRHRAT